A single Camelus ferus isolate YT-003-E chromosome 3, BCGSAC_Cfer_1.0, whole genome shotgun sequence DNA region contains:
- the C3H5orf63 gene encoding glutaredoxin-like protein C5orf63 homolog, which yields MLWFQGNSTQLAKYSFRLLLRNLSASKTALPVLTLFTKDPCPLCDEAKEVLEPYKNRFILQEVDITLPENSAWYERYKFDIPVFHLNGQFLMMHRVNISKLEKQLQKLEQQVGGG from the exons ATGCTCTGGTTTCAAGGAAATAGCACACAGCTTGCCAAATACTCCTTTCGACTCCTCTTGAGAAATCTCTCTGCCTCTAAGACTGCTCTGCCTGTGCTGACCTTATTCACAAAG GATCCATGCCCTCTTTGTGATGAAGCCAAGGAAGTACTGGAGCCTTATAAAAACAGG tttattttacaGGAGGTGGACATCACACTTCCAGAAAACTCTGCTTGGTATGAAAGGTATAAATTTGATATCCCCGTCTTTCATTTGAATGGCCAGTTTCTGATGATGCATCGAGTAAACATCTCAAAACTTGAAAAACAGCTCCAGAAACTTGAGCAGCAAGTTGGGGGAGGCTGA